The proteins below come from a single Isoptericola dokdonensis DS-3 genomic window:
- a CDS encoding DEAD/DEAH box helicase → MPAPPRLDPLVVGGIVGATTFRRAQGYQRAGLVRSWRWDADELVLRGTVEGSTDRPYTCRVWFTVDGGRYAFEDSACTCPVGIDCKHVGAVLLEVASRGVSGPDGDDGEDGWRGHLAALSRAGVPGGAAEGGVLPVALRFRLDGAFGDTAPGLSVRPVAPARDGWKVAPEVSWDALARGLYAFADTRATPLPEVRRWFADLGAVLGGGQTSSREAWRPLARGGRAVWPLLAEAADLGVPLVGHGVRDEVRLARAAAVRWEVGAHDAGVRLTPRVGFDGLDAEAGSPLGCVGDTGFYAVDGGDGRTVLHLGPAARRTADGVAELLAAGPLDVPADDVGELYAEHLPALRRLARVVTDGSVDLPAPPRPVLVATARYASPQEAELTWAWEYPRADGVRVVPVGGGAHDLTRDGDVETEIRDKAVAAVRAVPGFADFDTDRQQWRGLDALDLAHDALPALAAVPDVRLETSDVPDYLHLDGEPRVVVDGAPSGGSDWLDLGISVTVAGKDIPFARLFTALATGKKRLLLVDGSWLRLDQPVLNRLRDLIADSADLADRPGELRMSRYDADLWRAVEDVADAVDVDDRWRRTLAGLQAFAAGTEEAVPTPLPAGLHADLRPYQRQAFEWLTFLWRHDLGGILADDMGLGKTLEALTFLAHARAEQPDAPPFLVVAPASVVANWVLEAARFTPGLKVVAAGTTSAKRKTSLADLAAGADVVVTSYAVHRLDPAYTQLAWSGLLLDEAQFAKNPRTRANRVARATDAPFKLAVTGTPLENDLTELWAILAVVAPGLYPSLARFRLETVRPVAAAASDDDPAVVAAGNRALGRLKRRIRPLMLRRTKEQVAPELPERTEQVLRVPLTADHRKIYDTHLQRERQRLLGLLEDFEANRVAIFRSLTTLRRLALDASLVDDAYARTGSAKLDLLTEQLPEIAAEGHRVLVFSQFTSFLRRVADRLDAAGLGYAYLDGSTRNRADVIAGFKAGDAPVFLISLKAGGFGLNLTEADYVYLLDPWWNPQAEAQAVDRTHRIGQTRHVVVTRLVAADTIEEKVMALAARKAALFDAVVDDDAGTFAGALAAEDVRGLLDG, encoded by the coding sequence ATGCCCGCCCCGCCCCGCCTCGACCCGCTGGTGGTCGGCGGCATCGTCGGCGCGACGACGTTCCGCCGGGCGCAGGGCTACCAGCGTGCCGGACTGGTGCGGTCGTGGCGCTGGGACGCCGACGAGCTCGTGCTGCGGGGGACCGTCGAGGGCAGCACGGACCGGCCGTACACCTGCCGCGTCTGGTTCACCGTCGACGGCGGCCGGTACGCCTTCGAGGACTCCGCCTGCACGTGCCCGGTGGGGATCGACTGCAAGCACGTCGGGGCCGTCCTGCTGGAGGTCGCCTCGCGCGGCGTGAGCGGCCCGGACGGCGACGACGGCGAGGACGGCTGGCGCGGTCACCTGGCGGCCCTGTCCCGTGCCGGCGTCCCGGGCGGCGCCGCCGAGGGCGGCGTGCTGCCGGTGGCGCTGCGGTTCCGGCTCGACGGCGCGTTCGGCGACACCGCCCCGGGCCTGTCCGTGCGGCCGGTCGCACCGGCCCGCGACGGATGGAAGGTCGCGCCCGAGGTGTCGTGGGACGCCCTCGCCCGCGGCCTGTACGCGTTCGCCGACACGCGGGCGACGCCGCTGCCCGAGGTGCGCCGCTGGTTCGCGGACCTCGGCGCCGTGCTCGGCGGGGGGCAGACCTCGTCCCGGGAGGCGTGGCGGCCCCTGGCGCGCGGCGGGCGGGCGGTGTGGCCGCTGCTCGCCGAGGCCGCCGACCTGGGCGTCCCGCTGGTGGGCCACGGCGTGCGCGACGAGGTCCGGCTCGCCCGGGCCGCGGCCGTCCGCTGGGAGGTCGGTGCCCACGACGCCGGCGTGCGTCTGACCCCGCGGGTCGGCTTCGACGGGCTCGACGCCGAGGCCGGCTCTCCGCTCGGGTGCGTGGGAGACACGGGGTTCTACGCCGTCGACGGTGGTGACGGCCGGACGGTCCTGCACCTCGGCCCGGCGGCCCGGCGGACCGCCGACGGCGTCGCCGAGCTGCTCGCCGCCGGTCCGCTCGACGTCCCCGCCGACGACGTCGGCGAGCTGTACGCCGAGCACCTGCCGGCCCTGCGTCGCCTGGCGCGGGTCGTGACGGACGGCAGCGTCGACCTGCCCGCGCCGCCCCGCCCGGTGCTGGTCGCCACCGCCCGGTACGCGTCGCCGCAGGAGGCCGAGCTCACCTGGGCGTGGGAGTACCCCCGCGCCGACGGGGTACGGGTGGTGCCGGTCGGCGGGGGAGCCCACGACCTGACCCGGGACGGCGACGTCGAGACGGAGATCCGCGACAAGGCCGTCGCGGCCGTCCGCGCCGTGCCGGGGTTCGCCGACTTCGACACCGACCGGCAGCAGTGGCGCGGGCTCGACGCCCTCGACCTCGCCCACGACGCGCTGCCCGCCCTCGCCGCCGTCCCGGACGTCCGCCTGGAGACGAGCGACGTCCCGGACTACCTGCACCTCGACGGCGAGCCGCGCGTCGTCGTCGACGGTGCGCCGTCCGGCGGGTCCGACTGGCTGGACCTGGGGATCTCGGTGACCGTCGCGGGCAAGGACATCCCCTTCGCGCGGCTGTTCACCGCGCTGGCGACGGGGAAGAAGCGGCTGCTGCTGGTCGACGGGTCCTGGCTGCGCCTCGACCAGCCGGTGCTGAACCGCCTGCGGGACCTCATCGCCGACTCCGCCGACCTGGCCGACCGCCCGGGCGAGCTGCGCATGAGCCGCTACGACGCCGACCTGTGGCGGGCCGTCGAGGACGTCGCGGACGCCGTCGACGTCGACGACCGCTGGCGGCGCACGCTGGCCGGCCTGCAGGCGTTCGCCGCGGGCACCGAGGAGGCGGTCCCGACGCCGCTGCCCGCCGGCCTGCACGCCGACCTGCGCCCCTACCAGCGGCAGGCGTTCGAGTGGCTGACGTTCCTGTGGCGGCACGACCTCGGCGGGATCCTCGCCGACGACATGGGCCTCGGCAAGACGCTCGAGGCGTTGACGTTCCTCGCGCACGCCCGCGCCGAGCAGCCCGACGCCCCGCCGTTCCTCGTGGTCGCCCCGGCGTCGGTCGTGGCGAACTGGGTGCTGGAGGCGGCCCGGTTCACGCCAGGGCTGAAGGTCGTCGCGGCGGGGACCACCTCCGCCAAGCGGAAGACCTCGCTCGCCGACCTCGCCGCCGGGGCCGACGTCGTCGTCACCTCCTACGCCGTGCACCGTCTCGACCCGGCGTACACCCAGCTGGCCTGGTCCGGCCTGCTGCTCGACGAGGCGCAGTTCGCGAAGAACCCCCGCACCCGCGCGAACCGGGTGGCCCGCGCCACGGACGCGCCGTTCAAGCTCGCCGTCACCGGCACGCCGCTGGAGAACGACCTCACCGAGCTTTGGGCGATCCTCGCCGTCGTCGCGCCCGGCCTGTACCCGTCGCTCGCGAGGTTCCGGCTCGAGACCGTGCGCCCCGTGGCCGCGGCGGCGTCCGACGACGACCCGGCCGTCGTCGCGGCGGGCAACCGTGCCCTCGGACGGCTCAAGCGACGCATCCGCCCCCTCATGCTCCGCCGCACCAAGGAGCAGGTCGCCCCGGAGCTGCCGGAGCGCACCGAGCAGGTGCTGCGGGTCCCGCTCACCGCGGACCACCGCAAGATCTACGACACGCACCTCCAGCGCGAGCGGCAGCGGCTGCTCGGGCTGCTGGAGGACTTCGAGGCCAACCGGGTCGCGATCTTCCGGTCCCTGACGACGCTGCGGCGCCTCGCGCTCGACGCGTCGCTCGTCGACGACGCCTACGCCCGGACCGGCTCGGCGAAGCTCGACCTGCTCACCGAGCAGCTCCCCGAGATCGCGGCCGAGGGGCACCGGGTGCTGGTGTTCAGCCAGTTCACGTCGTTCCTGCGGCGCGTCGCCGATCGTCTCGACGCCGCCGGGCTCGGGTACGCCTACCTCGACGGGTCGACGCGGAACCGCGCCGACGTCATCGCCGGGTTCAAGGCGGGTGACGCCCCGGTGTTCCTCATCAGCCTCAAGGCGGGCGGGTTCGGGCTCAACCTCACCGAGGCCGACTACGTCTACCTGCTCGACCCGTGGTGGAACCCGCAGGCCGAGGCCCAGGCCGTCGACCGCACCCACCGCATCGGCCAGACCCGCCACGTCGTGGTCACCCGTCTGGTCGCGGCGGACACCATCGAGGAGAAGGTCATGGCGCTCGCCGCGCGCAAGGCCGCGCTGTTCGACGCGGTGGTCGACGACGACGCCGGGACCTTCGCGGGTGCGCTCGCCGCCGAGGACGTCCGGGGACTCCTCGACGGCTGA
- a CDS encoding GNAT family N-acetyltransferase produces MAASDVRLPLDAGRCVLRTGLPADGPVLREWLRPHHDWHRWDGPYFPRPTDVEAEAFAARVATQAADDGQGLPPHRAVVADPVTDLLLGTVSWYWESEATQWARAGIVLYDPAVRGRGIGRAALAAWTDLLFARTDWVRLDLATWSGNHAMTAVAGALGFVEEARFRRARVVDGVRHDAVVHGVLREEWLRAE; encoded by the coding sequence GTGGCCGCTTCTGACGTGCGGCTCCCGCTCGACGCGGGTCGGTGCGTGCTGCGCACCGGCCTGCCCGCGGACGGGCCCGTGCTGCGTGAGTGGTTGCGGCCGCACCACGACTGGCACCGCTGGGACGGGCCCTACTTCCCGCGCCCCACGGACGTCGAGGCGGAGGCGTTCGCGGCACGGGTCGCCACGCAGGCGGCGGACGACGGCCAGGGGCTGCCGCCGCACCGGGCGGTCGTCGCCGACCCGGTGACCGACCTCCTGCTGGGCACCGTGAGCTGGTACTGGGAGTCCGAGGCGACGCAGTGGGCCCGGGCGGGGATCGTGCTGTACGACCCGGCGGTGCGCGGACGGGGGATCGGGCGGGCCGCGCTGGCGGCCTGGACGGACCTGCTGTTCGCCCGGACGGACTGGGTGCGCCTCGACCTGGCGACCTGGTCGGGGAACCACGCGATGACGGCGGTGGCCGGCGCGCTGGGGTTCGTCGAGGAGGCGAGGTTCCGGCGGGCGCGCGTCGTCGACGGCGTGCGCCACGACGCGGTCGTCCACGGCGTCCTGCGCGAGGAGTGGCTCCGCGCAGAATAG
- the hisD gene encoding histidinol dehydrogenase, with product MIQRIDLRGQSLSRADLLGVLPRPELGVEEATGVVAPILADVRARGAAALRDLAERFDGVRPEHVRVPAAALTDALATLDPTVRAGLEEAIARVRTVHAAQRPTEHTTVLADGAEVRQRWIPVQRVGLYAPGGLAVYPSSVIMNVVAAQEAGVPALAVASPPQRDSAGLPHPTILAACALLGVDEVYAVGGAQAVAMFAYGAAGSEPADGDVLCEPVDVITGPGNVYVAAAKRLVRGVVGIDAEAGPTEIAVLADDTADADHVALDLISQAEHDPLAGSVLVTPSVELAGSVEARLVDMASATKHAARVTTALGGSQSAVVLVDDLDQGLAVVDAYGAEHLEIQTADAAALAERVTSAGAIFVGPYSPVSLGDYMAGSNHVLPTGGTARFASGLGVHAFLRSVQVIEYSRDALAELADRIVAVADDEDLPAHGEAVRGRF from the coding sequence GTGATCCAGCGCATCGACCTTCGGGGTCAGTCCCTGTCCCGTGCCGACCTGCTCGGGGTGCTGCCGCGTCCGGAGCTGGGCGTCGAGGAGGCGACGGGCGTCGTCGCCCCGATCCTCGCCGACGTCCGTGCCCGCGGCGCCGCCGCCCTGCGCGACCTGGCCGAGCGGTTCGACGGCGTGCGCCCGGAGCACGTGCGGGTCCCGGCGGCCGCGCTCACCGACGCGCTGGCGACCCTCGACCCGACGGTCCGGGCGGGTCTGGAGGAGGCGATCGCGCGCGTGCGGACGGTGCACGCCGCGCAGCGGCCCACGGAGCACACGACCGTGCTCGCGGACGGCGCGGAGGTCCGCCAGCGGTGGATCCCCGTGCAGCGGGTCGGCCTCTACGCGCCGGGCGGCCTGGCCGTGTACCCGTCGTCGGTGATCATGAACGTCGTCGCGGCCCAGGAGGCCGGCGTGCCGGCGCTCGCCGTCGCGTCCCCGCCGCAGCGGGACTCGGCCGGGCTGCCGCACCCGACGATCCTCGCGGCCTGCGCCCTGCTCGGTGTCGACGAGGTCTACGCGGTCGGTGGCGCCCAGGCGGTCGCGATGTTCGCGTACGGCGCGGCGGGCAGCGAGCCGGCCGACGGCGACGTGCTGTGCGAGCCGGTCGACGTCATCACCGGCCCGGGCAACGTCTACGTCGCGGCGGCCAAGCGCCTCGTGCGGGGCGTCGTCGGGATCGACGCGGAGGCCGGGCCGACGGAGATCGCGGTGCTCGCCGACGACACGGCGGACGCCGACCACGTGGCCCTCGACCTCATCAGCCAGGCCGAGCACGACCCGCTGGCCGGGTCCGTGCTGGTGACCCCGTCGGTCGAGCTGGCCGGGTCCGTCGAGGCGCGCCTGGTCGACATGGCGTCCGCCACGAAGCACGCGGCGCGCGTCACCACGGCGCTCGGCGGGTCGCAGTCCGCGGTCGTGCTCGTCGACGACCTCGACCAGGGCCTCGCGGTCGTGGACGCCTACGGCGCCGAGCACCTGGAGATCCAGACGGCCGACGCGGCGGCGCTCGCCGAACGCGTGACGTCGGCCGGGGCGATCTTCGTCGGGCCGTACTCGCCGGTGTCGTTGGGGGACTACATGGCCGGGTCGAACCACGTCCTGCCCACCGGCGGCACGGCTCGTTTCGCGAGCGGCCTCGGGGTGCACGCCTTCCTCAGGTCGGTGCAGGTGATCGAGTACAGCCGGGACGCGCTCGCCGAGCTGGCCGACCGCATCGTCGCCGTCGCGGACGACGAGGACCTGCCCGCGCACGGCGAGGCGGTCCGTGGCCGCTTCTGA
- a CDS encoding RNA-binding S4 domain-containing protein has translation MDTPIEVEIRDDVIRLGQFLKLAGLAESGTHARDLVADGDVRVDGEVETRRGRQLQRGARVTVATPEGDETAVVA, from the coding sequence ATGGACACCCCGATCGAGGTCGAGATCCGCGACGACGTCATCCGGCTCGGCCAGTTCCTCAAGCTCGCCGGCCTCGCCGAGTCGGGCACGCACGCCCGGGACCTCGTGGCCGACGGCGACGTGCGCGTCGACGGCGAGGTCGAGACGCGGCGCGGACGTCAGCTGCAGCGCGGCGCCCGCGTGACCGTCGCGACCCCCGAGGGCGACGAGACCGCGGTCGTGGCCTGA
- a CDS encoding pyridoxamine 5'-phosphate oxidase family protein has translation MRLNPEQLVFVTERHLATLTTHRADGTAHVVPVAYTWDAEQGVLRITTRRTSVKAANARRRGPDGEPPRVAVCQVDGGRWLTLEGTIEVVEDADEVADAVRRYAKRYRPLEHDPRRVVLRVTVDRTMSSAYMRS, from the coding sequence ATGCGCCTCAACCCCGAGCAGCTCGTGTTCGTCACCGAGCGGCACCTGGCCACCCTGACCACCCACCGTGCCGACGGTACGGCGCACGTCGTGCCGGTGGCCTACACGTGGGACGCCGAGCAGGGGGTGCTGCGGATCACGACGCGCCGCACGTCGGTCAAGGCGGCGAACGCCCGGCGACGCGGCCCCGACGGCGAGCCGCCCCGGGTGGCGGTGTGCCAGGTCGACGGCGGCCGGTGGCTCACCCTCGAGGGGACGATCGAGGTCGTCGAGGACGCCGACGAGGTCGCCGACGCCGTGCGCCGGTACGCCAAGCGCTACCGGCCGCTCGAGCACGACCCGCGGCGCGTCGTGCTGCGGGTCACGGTCGACCGCACGATGTCGTCGGCGTACATGCGCTCCTGA
- a CDS encoding NUDIX domain-containing protein has product MPVVTRAEDAAAAGAPATGGPGRASWDDGSAADQFRVIPAAYLFLRREGQVLLQLRAPDVYMGGHWAAGAAGHVEAGESALAAVVREAREELGVVVDPADVVPLTVQHRGIPHGPALEQRVDFFFAATRWTGTPALQEADKADDLRWFPLVRLPAPVVPHEAVVLRDLHDGVVTPYRSFGF; this is encoded by the coding sequence GTGCCTGTCGTGACCCGCGCCGAGGATGCCGCCGCGGCCGGGGCGCCGGCGACCGGAGGGCCGGGCCGGGCGTCCTGGGACGACGGCAGCGCCGCCGACCAGTTCCGCGTGATCCCCGCCGCCTACCTGTTCCTGCGGCGCGAGGGGCAGGTGCTGCTCCAGCTCCGCGCCCCCGACGTGTACATGGGCGGGCACTGGGCCGCTGGCGCCGCCGGGCACGTGGAGGCGGGGGAGTCGGCGCTCGCGGCCGTGGTGCGCGAGGCGCGCGAGGAGCTCGGCGTCGTCGTCGACCCCGCCGACGTCGTGCCGCTGACCGTGCAGCACCGCGGGATCCCGCACGGCCCGGCCCTGGAGCAGCGCGTCGACTTCTTCTTCGCCGCCACCCGCTGGACCGGCACCCCCGCGCTCCAGGAGGCCGACAAGGCGGACGACCTGCGCTGGTTCCCGCTGGTGCGGCTGCCCGCCCCCGTCGTCCCGCACGAGGCGGTCGTCCTGCGCGACCTGCACGACGGCGTCGTGACGCCGTACCGGTCCTTCGGGTTCTGA